A genomic segment from Glycine max cultivar Williams 82 chromosome 1, Glycine_max_v4.0, whole genome shotgun sequence encodes:
- the LOC100794204 gene encoding transcription termination factor MTEF1, chloroplastic, with protein sequence MPSILKLFSLPKPLTLRPQFSRHPTTTSDRGLVFHEKVLYLKALKVNPNKAFRLNPTLRSSPLSTLKSVTRSLSSLGIPRAAMGRILDMLPVLLTCDPYLQFYPLLDFLLHEVPILYPDVHLSILRSPRLLVCSVNNQLRPTLCFLRELGFSGPHSLTCQTTLLLVSNVEDTLLPKIEFLKGLGFTHEEVANMVVRSPGLLTFSVEKNLGPKVEFFLREMNGDVAELKRFPQYFSFSLERRIKPRFGMLRRVGVSMNLEDMLKVSDGGFNARLVDSTSRFFR encoded by the coding sequence ATGCCGTCGATACTGAAACTCTTCTCCCTCCCAAAACCCTTAACCCTCAGACCGCAATTTTCGCGCCACCCGACAACAACCTCGGACCGTGGCCTCGTATTCCACGAAAAGGTGCTCTACCTTAAAGCCCTCAAAGTGAACCCCAACAAGGCCTTTCGCTTAAACCCCACCCTCCGCTCTTCCCCTCTCTCAACCCTAAAATCAGTGACGCGCTCCCTTTCTTCGTTGGGCATTCCACGCGCCGCCATGGGTCGCATCCTCGACATGCTCCCCGTGCTCCTCACGTGCGACCCCTATTTACAATTCTACCCCCTCCTCGACTTCCTCCTCCACGAGGTCCCGATCCTCTACCCCGACGTCCACCTCTCCATCCTGCGCAGCCCTAGGTTACTCGTTTGCAGCGTTAACAACCAATTGCGACCAACGTTGTGCTTTCTGAGGGAATTAGGGTTTAGTGGGCCCCACTCGCTCACGTGCCAGACGACCCTGCTGCTCGTTTCCAATGTGGAGGACACCCTTTTGCCCAAGATTGAGTTTTTGAAGGGTTTGGGGTTCACCCACGAAGAGGTTGCTAACATGGTCGTGAGGTCACCTGGGTTGTTGACTTTTAGTGTGGAGAAGAATTTGGGGCCGAAGGTGGAGTTTTTCTTgagggagatgaatggggaTGTTGCTGAGCTCAAGAGGTTTCCACAGTACTTCTCTTTTAGCTTGGAACGGAGAATTAAGCCGCGGTTTGGGATGCTAAGACGTGTTGGCGTGTCAATGAATTTGGAAGATATGTTGAAGGTTAGTGATGGCGGGTTTAATGCTAGGTTGGTTGATTCAACCTCGAGATTTTTTAGGTAA